In Carnobacterium sp. CP1, the following are encoded in one genomic region:
- a CDS encoding lipoate--protein ligase family protein, which yields MPEIEKTDFLTNHSYLLFDAATMPFNNQPVAHFALADSLMTYIGKNQQQAALHFWPTSDLVILGMMDTKLPYFRDALASLKANDQHYIVRNSGGLAVVGDEGVLNFSLIFPEDPENKISIDEGYEFMLRLIREAFGAYAKTIEAYEIPDSYCPGDFDLSIDGKKFAGIAQRRLKNGVAVMIYLSVNGNQQKRAQMLHDFYAAGLKGETVKWHFPTIDPAVMGTLEELLGVSLTVADVEEKILQALQKNHCTIQNGNYTPDILASYEEAKQKMIRRNVQMLQDDLEKELLD from the coding sequence ATGCCTGAAATTGAAAAAACTGACTTTTTGACCAACCACTCTTATTTACTATTTGATGCGGCAACGATGCCGTTCAATAACCAGCCAGTAGCCCATTTCGCTTTGGCAGACAGCTTGATGACGTACATTGGAAAAAACCAGCAGCAAGCAGCTCTTCATTTTTGGCCAACGAGCGATTTGGTGATTTTGGGTATGATGGATACAAAATTGCCCTACTTCAGGGATGCTTTAGCTAGCCTCAAAGCCAATGATCAGCATTACATTGTGCGTAATTCAGGCGGTTTAGCGGTTGTCGGAGACGAAGGCGTCTTGAACTTTTCTTTGATTTTTCCCGAAGATCCTGAAAACAAGATCAGCATCGATGAAGGCTACGAATTTATGTTGCGTTTGATTCGCGAGGCCTTTGGGGCTTATGCTAAAACGATTGAAGCTTATGAGATTCCAGATTCTTATTGCCCTGGCGATTTCGATCTGAGCATTGATGGCAAAAAATTTGCGGGAATTGCTCAACGCCGCTTGAAAAACGGGGTCGCTGTCATGATTTACTTGAGCGTCAACGGCAACCAGCAAAAACGCGCTCAAATGCTGCATGACTTTTATGCTGCTGGATTAAAAGGCGAAACGGTCAAATGGCACTTCCCAACGATCGATCCTGCGGTAATGGGAACGTTGGAAGAACTATTAGGTGTTTCCCTAACTGTTGCAGATGTGGAGGAAAAGATCCTTCAAGCCTTGCAAAAAAACCATTGTACGATTCAAAACGGCAACTATACACCCGATATTCTAGCCTCTTATGAAGAAGCCAAGCAAAAAATGATTCGACGCAATGTCCAAATGCTGCAAGATGACTTAGAAAAGGAGCTGTTAGACTGA
- a CDS encoding thiamine pyrophosphate-dependent dehydrogenase E1 component subunit alpha, translating to MIQTLPNQANLTMKDFSNLYRMMWEIRYFDEQVEELFAAGKIHGTTHLSIGQEATAAGSGYLLKPTDYITTTHRGHGNTIAKGTDMAAMMAELFGKKGGTNHGKGGSMHIADSATGNLGSNGIVGGGYPIAVGAALTAQMTKTEDVVICYTGDGSTNEGSFHEALNLASIWQLPVIFFIENNQYGMSSSIEQMVNIPELSKRAESYGFEGKTIDGNNWLEVIDATAAAIEKARKGGGPTLIEALTYRFRGHSKSDKREYRSAQEEAEWYEKDPILLAEQQLLAADLATPADLAKWQKAAYQKVQQAIATAEKMEDATLADLETNVYAD from the coding sequence ATGATACAAACCTTGCCAAATCAAGCCAATCTAACGATGAAAGATTTCTCAAATCTGTACCGGATGATGTGGGAGATCCGCTATTTTGATGAGCAAGTGGAAGAATTATTCGCTGCTGGGAAAATTCATGGCACGACCCATTTGTCGATTGGGCAAGAAGCTACCGCAGCTGGAAGCGGGTATTTATTAAAACCAACTGATTACATCACTACGACTCACCGCGGTCATGGCAATACGATTGCTAAAGGAACCGATATGGCAGCTATGATGGCAGAATTGTTTGGTAAAAAAGGCGGAACCAACCACGGGAAAGGCGGCAGCATGCATATCGCCGACAGTGCAACGGGCAACTTAGGTTCCAATGGAATCGTTGGCGGCGGATATCCGATTGCTGTAGGTGCAGCTTTGACTGCTCAAATGACTAAAACTGAAGATGTCGTTATTTGTTACACTGGTGACGGATCTACTAATGAAGGAAGTTTTCATGAAGCGTTGAATTTAGCTTCTATTTGGCAATTGCCGGTTATCTTCTTTATTGAAAACAATCAGTATGGAATGAGCAGTTCTATTGAACAGATGGTCAATATTCCGGAATTATCCAAACGAGCTGAAAGTTATGGTTTTGAAGGGAAAACGATCGACGGCAATAATTGGCTGGAAGTTATCGATGCAACAGCCGCGGCCATTGAAAAAGCACGGAAAGGCGGCGGGCCCACCTTGATCGAGGCGTTGACTTATCGGTTTAGAGGTCATTCAAAATCAGACAAGCGGGAATACCGCAGTGCGCAGGAAGAAGCGGAGTGGTACGAAAAAGATCCGATTTTACTGGCAGAACAACAATTATTAGCAGCAGATTTGGCGACTCCTGCAGATTTGGCTAAATGGCAAAAAGCAGCCTATCAAAAAGTCCAGCAGGCAATAGCAACAGCTGAAAAAATGGAAGATGCCACATTGGCGGATCTAGAAACAAATGTATATGCCGATTAG
- a CDS encoding alpha-ketoacid dehydrogenase subunit beta: protein MREITYLAAINEALDEALAEDDRVFLMGEDIGLYGGGFGATKGLIEKYGAERIRNTPISESALAGAAVGSAMTGLRPIIEIQFSDFITIAMDQLVNQAAKIHYMYGGKATVPLVMRTAGGSGTGHAAQHSQSLENWTAHIPGLKVVQPSTAYDAKGLLHAAIEDNNPVMFYEHKLSYKTKGTVPAGKYVIPLGVADIKRLGTHVTVVATGIMVEKSLAAAEQLAAEGISLEVIDPRTLVPLDTKTIIQSVQKTGRLLIVHEAVKRSGFGGEVASLVAESEAFYALRKPIQRLGGKAIPMPYQKELEYHAIPQLEDILAAVRHLMDR, encoded by the coding sequence ATGCGCGAGATAACGTATTTAGCAGCGATCAATGAAGCGTTGGATGAAGCATTGGCTGAAGACGACCGTGTCTTTTTGATGGGGGAAGATATCGGCCTTTATGGCGGTGGTTTTGGTGCGACAAAAGGATTGATCGAAAAATATGGTGCAGAAAGGATTCGCAATACGCCGATCTCAGAGAGCGCTTTAGCTGGAGCTGCAGTAGGTTCGGCAATGACAGGACTGCGTCCGATCATTGAAATACAATTTTCAGATTTTATTACGATTGCAATGGATCAGCTCGTCAATCAAGCGGCCAAAATCCATTATATGTATGGCGGCAAAGCGACGGTTCCGCTTGTGATGCGAACAGCCGGCGGTTCAGGGACTGGACATGCGGCTCAGCATTCACAAAGTTTAGAAAACTGGACAGCGCATATCCCGGGGTTGAAAGTGGTGCAACCATCGACTGCTTATGATGCTAAAGGGCTGTTGCATGCTGCCATTGAAGACAATAACCCAGTCATGTTTTACGAGCATAAGCTAAGTTACAAAACAAAGGGCACGGTGCCAGCCGGAAAATATGTTATTCCTTTAGGAGTGGCTGATATCAAACGCTTAGGTACTCATGTTACAGTCGTTGCCACGGGCATCATGGTCGAAAAAAGCTTAGCTGCCGCCGAACAATTAGCAGCAGAAGGCATTTCGCTTGAGGTGATCGATCCACGTACACTGGTTCCGTTGGATACCAAAACGATTATCCAGTCTGTTCAAAAAACTGGACGCTTGTTGATTGTCCATGAAGCAGTTAAGCGCAGCGGATTTGGCGGCGAGGTTGCAAGCCTAGTAGCAGAAAGTGAAGCTTTTTATGCTTTGCGAAAACCGATTCAACGTTTAGGAGGGAAAGCTATTCCGATGCCTTACCAAAAAGAATTGGAGTATCATGCTATCCCGCAGCTAGAAGATATTTTGGCAGCTGTTCGCCACTTGATGGATCGCTAA
- a CDS encoding YwiB family protein, with translation METDLSKGMPARIQMEMIILQGRATENYVFDETGKVVQMNGAYYVRYQETYDNVEIPVTVKLDAAGVVTIIRRGETTTRLRFDKGERYETHYQTPQGLIVMETVTRQLQISYTEQPFSGRLQLEYDLYLGQEKLGEYKLQLLFTV, from the coding sequence GTGGAAACAGATTTAAGCAAAGGCATGCCGGCTAGAATACAAATGGAAATGATTATTTTGCAAGGTCGAGCAACAGAAAATTATGTATTTGATGAAACAGGTAAAGTGGTTCAAATGAATGGTGCATATTATGTTCGCTACCAAGAAACGTATGACAATGTGGAGATTCCAGTGACCGTTAAATTAGATGCAGCTGGCGTCGTCACCATCATTCGCCGTGGCGAAACAACAACTCGTCTGCGTTTTGATAAAGGAGAACGTTATGAAACACACTATCAAACCCCGCAAGGATTGATCGTAATGGAGACTGTCACCCGCCAATTGCAAATCAGCTATACAGAACAACCTTTTTCTGGAAGATTACAGCTGGAATATGATTTGTATTTAGGACAAGAAAAATTAGGAGAATACAAATTACAATTGCTTTTTACTGTCTAA
- the rpoE gene encoding DNA-directed RNA polymerase subunit delta: MEFERFNGQNRNELSLIEVAHAILEQNGEVVEFATLLKQIKEFLGLSAEVVQRETPQFYTDLNIDGSFISLGENRWGLRSWYPVDFIDEEVTQGNEDETPRRKKRKKVSAFVSSEDEIDYSNDDPEDDEEEEEEELLVDSDGVVIEHEDKEDLGKYKKDLTEIGADEDAEDELPDGVEGDLTVVDEDEEPGDDDDDFNLSTH, translated from the coding sequence GTGGAATTTGAAAGATTTAATGGACAAAATAGAAATGAATTATCATTGATTGAAGTAGCTCATGCCATTTTAGAACAAAATGGAGAAGTAGTAGAATTTGCAACATTGCTTAAACAAATCAAAGAGTTTCTAGGACTTAGCGCGGAAGTAGTGCAACGTGAAACGCCTCAATTTTATACAGATTTAAATATTGACGGCAGCTTTATTTCGCTTGGAGAAAACCGTTGGGGATTACGCTCATGGTATCCAGTTGATTTTATTGATGAAGAAGTCACTCAAGGAAACGAAGATGAAACTCCACGTCGTAAAAAACGTAAAAAAGTTAGTGCATTTGTTTCGAGCGAAGATGAAATTGATTACAGCAACGACGATCCAGAAGACGATGAAGAAGAGGAAGAAGAAGAACTTCTCGTTGACAGTGATGGCGTTGTAATTGAGCATGAAGACAAAGAAGACCTTGGAAAATACAAAAAAGATTTAACTGAAATTGGTGCAGATGAAGATGCAGAAGATGAATTGCCGGATGGTGTAGAAGGCGATTTGACGGTCGTTGACGAGGATGAAGAACCTGGCGATGACGATGACGATTTTAATTTAAGCACTCACTAA
- a CDS encoding CTP synthase produces MTKYIFVTGGVVSSIGKGIAAASLGRLLKNRGLKVTIQKFDPYINVDPGTMSPYQHGEVFVTDDGAETDLDLGHYERFIDINLNQYSNVTTGKVYSEVIRKERKGEYLGATVQVIPHITNEIKEKIMRAAQTTDADIIITEVGGTVGDIESLPFLEALRQMKSDMGADNVMYIHTTLIPYLGAAGEMKTKPTQHSVKELRSLGIQPNVLVIRTERPVPQGLKDKLASFCDVEPEAVIESLDVDTLYSIPLNLQKQNMDQIVCDHLKIEAPKADMTEWIKLEEKVLNLSKKTKIALVGKYVELPDAYLSVVESLNHAGYAIDSEIEIDWVNADEVTADTVVSKLKDADGILVPGGFGDRGLEGKIVAIQYARENNVPFLGICLGMQLACVEYARNVAGLEGAHSTETNPETPYNIIDLMNDQKGVIDLGGTLRLGLYPCHLKAGTVAAKWYDNEEVVQERHRHRYEFNNEYRPLLEEKGLVFSGVSPDNRLVEIVELSDHPFYVACQFHPEFLSRPNRPQKLFLGFVTAALGK; encoded by the coding sequence ATGACAAAGTATATTTTTGTAACAGGCGGGGTAGTTTCTTCGATTGGAAAAGGCATTGCGGCAGCTTCTTTGGGAAGGTTATTGAAAAACCGCGGACTGAAAGTGACGATTCAAAAATTTGATCCTTATATCAACGTTGATCCAGGAACAATGAGTCCTTATCAACATGGAGAAGTTTTTGTGACCGATGACGGAGCAGAAACAGATTTGGATTTGGGTCACTATGAACGGTTTATTGATATCAACTTAAATCAATATTCGAATGTAACAACCGGAAAAGTTTATTCTGAAGTTATTCGTAAAGAGCGTAAAGGCGAATACTTAGGAGCTACTGTTCAAGTGATTCCGCACATTACCAATGAAATCAAAGAGAAAATCATGCGTGCCGCTCAAACAACAGATGCAGACATCATCATTACTGAAGTTGGAGGAACTGTCGGGGACATCGAATCCTTGCCTTTCTTAGAAGCTTTACGTCAAATGAAAAGCGATATGGGTGCAGACAATGTGATGTACATTCATACAACCTTGATTCCTTATCTTGGTGCAGCTGGGGAAATGAAAACTAAACCTACGCAACACAGTGTTAAAGAATTACGCAGTTTAGGGATTCAACCTAACGTATTGGTTATCCGGACTGAAAGACCTGTACCGCAAGGGCTAAAAGATAAACTGGCTTCTTTTTGTGATGTTGAACCTGAAGCCGTCATTGAATCCCTTGATGTGGATACACTTTATTCCATTCCATTGAACCTGCAAAAACAAAATATGGACCAAATCGTTTGCGATCACTTAAAAATTGAAGCACCAAAGGCTGATATGACTGAATGGATCAAATTAGAAGAAAAAGTTTTAAATTTATCGAAAAAAACTAAAATTGCATTAGTTGGAAAATATGTTGAATTGCCAGATGCTTATTTGTCAGTGGTTGAATCCTTGAATCATGCTGGTTACGCAATTGATTCAGAGATTGAAATAGATTGGGTCAATGCTGACGAAGTGACGGCTGATACTGTTGTCAGTAAACTGAAAGATGCTGATGGAATCTTAGTTCCGGGCGGATTTGGGGACCGTGGTTTGGAAGGCAAAATCGTTGCTATTCAGTACGCCCGTGAAAATAACGTACCGTTCTTAGGTATTTGTCTCGGCATGCAACTGGCTTGTGTCGAATATGCTCGAAATGTAGCTGGTTTAGAGGGAGCTCATTCAACTGAAACAAATCCAGAAACGCCATACAATATCATTGATTTGATGAACGATCAAAAAGGCGTAATCGATTTAGGCGGAACATTGCGCTTGGGTCTTTATCCATGTCACTTGAAAGCTGGGACAGTTGCGGCGAAATGGTATGATAATGAAGAAGTCGTTCAAGAGCGCCACCGTCACCGTTATGAATTCAACAACGAGTACCGTCCTTTATTGGAAGAGAAAGGTTTAGTCTTCTCAGGCGTTTCACCTGATAACCGTTTAGTTGAGATCGTTGAGTTGTCAGACCACCCGTTTTACGTAGCTTGTCAATTTCATCCAGAATTTCTTTCACGTCCAAATCGCCCGCAAAAACTATTTTTAGGTTTTGTAACAGCAGCATTGGGAAAATAA
- the fba gene encoding class II fructose-1,6-bisphosphate aldolase has product MSRLVSMTDMLNKALEGKYAVGQFNINNLEWTQAVLEAAEAEKSPVILGVSEGAAKYMGGTKVVAAMTEALMETMNITVPVALHLDHGSSYDNCKEAIDAGFSSVMIDNSAYPIDENISATKKVVEYAHSKGASVEAEVGTVGGTEDGVTGGVSYADAQECLRMVKEANVDALAAALGSVHGDYEGEPVLGFDEMKEISELTNAPLVLHGGSGIPEFQIKKAIENGHSKINVNTELQQVWTAAVREKLNSDDKVYDPRKVIAPGKEKIVEKVKETMQRFGSSNKA; this is encoded by the coding sequence ATGAGTCGTTTAGTTAGTATGACGGATATGTTAAATAAAGCTTTAGAAGGTAAATATGCTGTTGGGCAATTCAACATCAACAACCTTGAGTGGACACAAGCTGTACTTGAAGCTGCAGAAGCAGAAAAATCACCAGTTATTTTAGGTGTTTCTGAAGGCGCAGCAAAATACATGGGTGGTACAAAAGTTGTTGCTGCAATGACAGAAGCATTAATGGAAACAATGAACATCACTGTTCCTGTTGCTTTACACTTAGACCATGGTTCTTCATATGATAACTGTAAAGAAGCAATTGATGCAGGATTTTCTTCTGTAATGATCGATAATTCAGCATACCCGATTGATGAAAACATTTCTGCAACTAAAAAAGTCGTAGAATACGCTCATTCAAAAGGCGCTTCTGTTGAAGCAGAAGTTGGAACTGTTGGAGGAACTGAAGACGGTGTTACCGGCGGAGTTTCATACGCTGATGCTCAAGAATGTTTACGTATGGTCAAAGAAGCGAACGTTGATGCACTAGCTGCAGCTTTAGGTTCTGTTCACGGAGACTACGAAGGCGAACCTGTTTTAGGATTTGACGAAATGAAAGAAATTTCTGAGTTGACAAATGCACCACTTGTTTTACACGGTGGATCTGGAATTCCTGAATTCCAAATTAAAAAAGCAATTGAAAACGGACATTCTAAAATCAATGTGAACACTGAATTACAACAAGTTTGGACAGCAGCTGTTCGTGAAAAATTAAACTCAGACGATAAAGTTTATGATCCTCGTAAAGTTATCGCTCCTGGTAAAGAAAAAATCGTTGAAAAAGTTAAAGAAACAATGCAACGTTTTGGTTCTTCAAATAAAGCATAA
- a CDS encoding UDP-N-acetylglucosamine 1-carboxyvinyltransferase — MKKLIINGGKKLSGNVTITGAKNSAVALIPASILADSPVTLEGVPDIQDVHSLIEILNVMNVKTDFDGSTLVIDPTEMVSIPMPSGKIQSLRASYYFMGALLTKYGQGVVGLPGGCFLGPRPIDQHLKGFRALGATVENELGAMYLRTPEEGLVGTRIYLDVVSIGATINVLLAAVKAKGKTIIENAAREPEIIDVATLLNNMGAKIRGAGTDILRIEGVEELHGCRHTVIPDRIEAGTYLALAGAAGSDILVQNVIVEHLEGPLAKMEEMGVPMEIGEDSVRVKEAQSPLKPVDVKTLPYPGFATDLQQPLTPLMLKAVGESSILDTIYAKRVKHIPELVRMGAKARVEGDLILLEGPSKLKGVEVEASDLRAGACLVIAGLMAEGTTTITGVENILRGYDHIVEKLTALGADIKMIEADDDI, encoded by the coding sequence ATGAAAAAATTAATTATTAACGGAGGCAAAAAATTATCAGGTAACGTAACGATTACTGGAGCTAAAAATAGTGCAGTTGCATTAATTCCAGCTTCCATTTTAGCGGATTCTCCAGTGACATTGGAAGGCGTGCCAGATATACAAGATGTGCACTCGTTAATTGAGATTTTAAATGTGATGAACGTTAAAACGGATTTTGATGGGTCGACATTAGTTATTGATCCAACCGAAATGGTTTCTATTCCAATGCCAAGTGGAAAGATCCAAAGTTTGCGGGCATCTTATTATTTTATGGGTGCGTTATTAACCAAATATGGACAAGGAGTTGTCGGGCTGCCTGGTGGCTGCTTTTTAGGGCCGCGTCCCATAGACCAGCATTTGAAAGGCTTTCGTGCTTTAGGAGCAACGGTTGAAAATGAATTGGGTGCAATGTATTTAAGAACACCTGAAGAAGGCTTGGTCGGCACTCGAATTTATTTGGACGTCGTTTCCATTGGAGCAACCATCAATGTGTTGTTGGCTGCTGTTAAGGCCAAGGGAAAAACCATTATTGAAAATGCTGCACGTGAGCCAGAAATTATCGACGTTGCTACATTGTTGAACAATATGGGTGCAAAAATACGAGGAGCAGGAACGGATATTCTTCGTATTGAAGGCGTTGAAGAGCTGCATGGTTGTCGCCATACCGTTATTCCGGATAGAATCGAAGCAGGTACTTACTTAGCGTTAGCTGGAGCTGCAGGATCCGATATTTTAGTGCAAAACGTGATCGTGGAACACCTTGAAGGTCCGTTAGCGAAAATGGAAGAAATGGGCGTTCCAATGGAAATCGGAGAAGACAGTGTTCGTGTAAAAGAAGCGCAGTCTCCTTTAAAACCAGTGGATGTTAAAACACTGCCATATCCTGGGTTTGCAACGGATCTGCAACAACCGTTAACACCATTGATGTTAAAAGCGGTAGGAGAATCTTCTATTTTAGATACGATTTATGCTAAACGTGTGAAACACATTCCTGAATTAGTCAGAATGGGAGCGAAAGCAAGAGTAGAAGGAGACCTGATTTTATTAGAAGGCCCAAGTAAATTAAAAGGTGTAGAAGTTGAAGCCAGTGACTTGAGAGCAGGAGCTTGTCTGGTGATAGCCGGTTTGATGGCAGAAGGCACTACAACGATCACAGGTGTTGAGAACATTTTGCGAGGTTATGATCATATTGTTGAGAAACTAACTGCATTAGGCGCCGACATCAAAATGATAGAAGCTGATGACGATATATAG
- the rho gene encoding transcription termination factor Rho produces MSEILTLEQLEEKTLKEIYNYAKELKIPYYSQMNKKELSLAVIRAQEEKQGFFMAEGVLDIMAQQDFGFLRPINYTASKEDIYISASQIKRFGLRNGDKVSGKARPPKPSERYYGLMHVSKVNGKAPEEAKERSHFPALTPLYPDRQMVLETEKMKISNRMIDIVAPVGFGQRGLIVAPPKAGKTTLLKEIANGIAENHPEAELIVLLIDERPEEVTDIERSVKGEVVSSTFDQQPQNHVRVTELVLERAMRLVEDKRDVIILMDSLTRLARAYNLVVPASGRTLSGGIDPAALHRPKRFFGAARNIEEGGSLTILATALVDTGSRMDDIIYEEFKGTGNSELHLSRELAERRIFPAIDIKKSGTRKEELLLPGNRLEEIWKLRHAMVGDALEFTDQFIKILRNSDNNQAFFNSFSEKAFTQTKNTRNARR; encoded by the coding sequence ATGAGCGAAATACTAACCCTAGAGCAATTAGAAGAGAAGACTTTAAAAGAAATATACAACTACGCCAAAGAATTGAAAATTCCTTATTACAGCCAAATGAATAAAAAAGAATTATCGTTAGCTGTGATTCGGGCACAAGAAGAAAAGCAAGGATTTTTTATGGCAGAAGGCGTTTTAGATATCATGGCCCAACAAGACTTCGGTTTTTTGCGTCCGATCAACTATACGGCTAGTAAAGAAGATATTTACATTTCTGCTTCACAAATCAAACGATTTGGTTTGAGAAACGGCGATAAAGTTTCTGGTAAAGCCAGACCGCCCAAACCATCTGAACGGTATTATGGTTTAATGCACGTCAGTAAAGTAAATGGAAAAGCTCCGGAAGAAGCAAAAGAACGGTCGCATTTTCCGGCATTGACTCCGCTTTATCCAGACCGCCAAATGGTGTTAGAAACTGAAAAAATGAAGATTTCTAATCGAATGATCGACATTGTGGCTCCTGTTGGATTCGGACAACGTGGGTTGATCGTTGCTCCGCCTAAAGCTGGTAAAACCACGCTATTAAAAGAAATCGCAAACGGTATTGCTGAAAATCATCCGGAAGCTGAATTGATCGTCTTGTTGATCGATGAGCGTCCAGAAGAAGTGACGGATATTGAACGCAGCGTAAAAGGCGAAGTTGTTTCTTCAACATTTGATCAGCAACCGCAAAATCACGTACGGGTCACTGAATTGGTTTTAGAAAGAGCGATGCGTTTAGTAGAAGACAAACGCGATGTGATTATTTTGATGGACAGTCTTACTCGATTAGCTCGTGCCTATAACTTAGTGGTCCCTGCTAGCGGCCGGACATTAAGTGGGGGGATCGATCCAGCGGCTTTGCATCGTCCTAAACGATTCTTCGGTGCTGCACGGAATATTGAAGAAGGCGGCAGTTTGACGATATTAGCTACAGCTTTAGTTGATACCGGCAGCCGGATGGATGACATTATTTATGAAGAGTTTAAAGGAACCGGGAATTCAGAGCTGCACTTGTCAAGAGAATTAGCTGAACGCCGAATTTTTCCTGCTATTGATATCAAAAAATCAGGTACGCGAAAAGAAGAATTGTTATTGCCGGGCAACCGCTTAGAAGAAATTTGGAAATTGCGACATGCAATGGTCGGCGATGCCTTAGAATTCACGGATCAATTCATCAAAATATTGCGTAATTCTGATAACAATCAAGCGTTTTTCAATAGTTTTTCAGAAAAAGCCTTTACCCAAACTAAAAATACGCGTAATGCGCGCAGATAA
- a CDS encoding type B 50S ribosomal protein L31 produces MKQAIHPEYKQVVFMDTTTGFKFLSGSTKHSSETVEWEDGNTYPLIRVEITSDSHPFYTGRQKFTQADGRVDRFNKKYGLADANATEEN; encoded by the coding sequence ATGAAACAAGCAATTCATCCAGAATATAAGCAAGTTGTTTTCATGGATACTACAACAGGTTTCAAATTCTTGTCTGGTTCTACTAAACATTCAAGCGAAACTGTTGAATGGGAAGATGGTAACACATACCCATTGATCCGTGTCGAAATTACATCTGATTCACATCCATTCTACACTGGGCGTCAAAAATTTACCCAAGCCGATGGACGTGTCGACCGTTTCAACAAAAAATACGGTTTGGCAGATGCAAACGCAACAGAAGAAAACTAA
- a CDS encoding LemA family protein — translation MSWIIALVIIIALVLAYVGLYNNLVKTRMWVREAWSQIDVQLKRRNDLIPNLVETVKGYAKHEQETLAKVIQMRNQLTQIPAENREEQMQVSNQLTDSLKTIFALSESYPDLKANQNFIQLQEELTSTENKISYARQLYNSSVATYNIKLQAFPSNLIAGIHGFKEEAMLETPNEEKAVPKVSF, via the coding sequence ATGAGTTGGATTATTGCCCTGGTCATTATTATTGCATTAGTACTCGCATACGTTGGATTATACAATAATTTAGTTAAAACCAGAATGTGGGTCAGAGAAGCATGGAGTCAAATTGACGTTCAGTTGAAGCGGCGCAATGATTTGATTCCGAATTTAGTTGAGACTGTTAAAGGATACGCCAAACATGAACAAGAAACGCTCGCTAAAGTCATTCAAATGAGAAATCAATTGACTCAAATTCCTGCTGAAAACCGTGAAGAACAAATGCAGGTCTCAAATCAATTAACGGACTCTTTGAAAACGATTTTTGCGCTCAGTGAAAGCTACCCTGACTTGAAAGCAAATCAAAACTTTATTCAATTGCAGGAAGAACTGACTTCAACGGAGAATAAGATTTCTTATGCCCGTCAATTGTATAATTCAAGTGTAGCAACGTACAATATTAAATTACAAGCTTTTCCAAGCAATTTAATAGCAGGCATTCATGGATTTAAAGAAGAAGCAATGTTGGAAACGCCGAATGAAGAAAAAGCGGTGCCTAAAGTTTCTTTTTAA